The following proteins are encoded in a genomic region of Deltaproteobacteria bacterium:
- the folK gene encoding 2-amino-4-hydroxy-6-hydroxymethyldihydropteridine diphosphokinase: MRHQIFIGLGSNLGDRGKNIVMALELLDRHPRIQLIQTSRLHETEPVGVKTDHWFLNAVAEIRTDLGPRELLDELSAIEKALGRDRSRGPDRTIDLDILAYNGLVIEEDGLSIPHPRLQERRFVLAPWAEIAPDFLVPCKRSQPGTGTGRTVRALFEDLPAHGQADRPFGETSEE, from the coding sequence TTGAGACATCAAATTTTCATCGGGCTCGGATCCAACCTGGGGGACAGGGGCAAAAACATCGTAATGGCCCTGGAACTCTTGGACAGACACCCTCGAATCCAACTCATACAGACCTCGCGTCTCCATGAGACCGAACCCGTAGGCGTGAAAACAGATCACTGGTTCCTGAACGCCGTTGCCGAGATCCGGACGGATTTGGGCCCACGCGAACTCCTCGACGAACTCAGCGCCATCGAAAAGGCCTTGGGCCGGGACCGATCCAGGGGGCCGGACAGGACAATTGACCTCGATATCCTCGCATACAACGGGCTCGTCATAGAGGAAGATGGCCTTTCCATCCCCCATCCAAGGCTTCAGGAACGCCGCTTCGTGCTTGCGCCCTGGGCAGAGATCGCCCCGGATTTCCTGGTGCCCTGTAAGCGTTCTCAGCCGGGCACAGGCACGGGCCGGACCGTCAGGGCACTTTTTGAGGACCTTCCCGCCCATGGCCAGGCAGACCGGCCCTTTGGTGAGACATCAGAAGAATGA
- the cobM gene encoding precorrin-4 C(11)-methyltransferase, with the protein MTFHPVIFLGAGPGDPELVTVKGKRALEAADLILYAGSLVSEAVLAWGKTDAERVDTAPLALDEIVSRMIEGYRKGRRVVRVHSGDPALYGAIQEQMDLLHAEKVAFQVIPGVTAAFATAAAIRRELTIPELTQTVILTRAAGRTPVPRAEALESLAAHGATMAIYLSAARIRQVVHDLLASYPPETPVVVAHRVSWPDERILFGTLSDIAEKVEKADITRQAIILVGPALEGGTARSRLYDRKFSHGFRTGEGG; encoded by the coding sequence GTGACCTTTCACCCGGTCATCTTCCTCGGGGCTGGCCCAGGGGACCCGGAGCTCGTGACAGTCAAGGGAAAACGCGCCCTTGAGGCGGCGGATCTCATCCTCTACGCTGGCTCCCTGGTAAGCGAAGCGGTCCTTGCGTGGGGCAAGACGGACGCCGAGAGGGTGGACACGGCCCCCCTTGCGCTCGATGAGATCGTATCCCGCATGATTGAAGGCTATCGAAAAGGTCGCAGGGTCGTCCGTGTCCATTCTGGAGACCCGGCCCTCTACGGGGCCATTCAGGAGCAGATGGACCTCCTGCATGCAGAAAAGGTGGCCTTTCAGGTCATCCCAGGGGTGACGGCTGCCTTTGCTACGGCCGCAGCCATACGCAGGGAACTCACCATCCCGGAACTCACCCAGACCGTGATCCTCACCCGTGCTGCCGGAAGGACCCCTGTGCCCAGGGCCGAGGCCCTGGAGTCGCTCGCGGCCCACGGTGCCACCATGGCCATCTATCTGAGTGCGGCCCGAATCCGGCAGGTCGTACATGACCTCCTCGCATCCTATCCCCCTGAAACCCCTGTCGTCGTGGCCCACCGGGTGAGCTGGCCGGACGAGCGGATCCTCTTCGGCACCCTTTCAGACATCGCGGAAAAGGTGGAGAAAGCGGACATCACGCGCCAGGCAATCATTCTCGTGGGGCCTGCCCTCGAAGGCGGCACGGCCCGTTCCCGCCTCTATGACAGGAAATTCTCCCATGGATTTCGGACCGGTGAAGGCGGTTGA
- a CDS encoding cobalamin biosynthesis protein produces the protein MDFGPVKAVDVAALTERGARLARRIAQGLARPTRLRLPERIAAMEPGAIPFTRLAEAARDAFHESRDLVCVMACGIVVRGIANLLQGKDRDPAVVVMDEEGRFAVSLLSGHMGGANQLAREVASITGGTPVITTATDTHGLPAFDILAQETGCRIENLIAVRTVHSALLEGRPVRVVDPMGILSTHLAAHQGLFAFSGDIPEEGQVSQPTVYAGESPRDLPSGWLVLRPRTLVLGVGCNRGTGAHEILDLIHDVLRDADLSPLSVAVLATVSEKQDEPGILEAAQGLHARIMWFPAATLKAMSVPNPSETVRRHMGTPSVAEAAALAASCASRLLVPKKKTKNVTIAVARLCSTS, from the coding sequence ATGGATTTCGGACCGGTGAAGGCGGTTGACGTGGCTGCCCTCACCGAACGGGGGGCAAGGCTGGCCCGAAGGATCGCACAGGGTCTGGCCCGTCCCACCCGTCTTCGCCTTCCGGAACGGATCGCGGCCATGGAACCCGGCGCCATTCCCTTCACGCGCCTTGCCGAGGCTGCCAGGGACGCCTTTCACGAATCCAGGGATCTTGTCTGCGTCATGGCCTGCGGCATCGTGGTCCGCGGGATCGCCAATCTTCTCCAGGGAAAGGACCGGGATCCGGCCGTGGTCGTGATGGACGAAGAAGGGCGCTTTGCTGTGAGCCTTCTTTCCGGCCATATGGGCGGGGCGAACCAGCTCGCAAGGGAGGTGGCGTCCATCACAGGAGGAACACCTGTTATTACCACGGCCACTGACACGCACGGCCTGCCTGCCTTCGATATCCTGGCCCAGGAGACCGGATGCCGCATCGAAAACCTCATCGCCGTTCGGACGGTCCACTCCGCCCTACTCGAGGGAAGGCCCGTCAGGGTAGTGGATCCGATGGGGATCTTGAGCACGCATCTCGCAGCTCACCAGGGCCTTTTCGCATTTTCTGGCGATATCCCTGAAGAAGGCCAGGTCAGTCAGCCGACGGTGTACGCAGGGGAATCTCCGAGGGATCTTCCTTCAGGCTGGCTCGTCCTCCGGCCCCGGACGCTCGTCCTCGGCGTAGGCTGCAATCGTGGAACCGGGGCACATGAGATCCTGGATCTCATCCACGATGTCCTTCGCGATGCGGATCTCTCCCCCCTTTCCGTGGCCGTTCTCGCGACTGTCTCGGAGAAACAGGATGAACCCGGAATCCTCGAGGCGGCCCAGGGACTTCATGCCCGAATCATGTGGTTCCCTGCTGCGACGCTCAAGGCGATGAGCGTCCCCAACCCGTCCGAGACGGTGAGGCGGCACATGGGAACACCGAGTGTGGCAGAGGCAGCGGCCCTTGCCGCCTCCTGCGCCTCCCGGCTCCTTGTCCCCAAAAAAAAGACAAAAAACGTGACCATTGCCGTGGCGAGACTATGCTCTACATCGTAA
- the cbiE gene encoding precorrin-6y C5,15-methyltransferase (decarboxylating) subunit CbiE gives MRPVHVVGMGMSPKDLTEAHRRIIEEAEVLAGGSRHLAFFPEHPADRILLEGGLDAAISRIRSCAHEKQVVVLASGDPNLFGIAPRLVRELGQENVIIHPNVTAVQAACARLKQSLSDVMVVSLHGRKDLSALNEALCSKKSVMVYTDPVNGPGAIARYLRELGRTDQICVLEDLGMEDERIRWMGLEEAESARFSRLTMVFIKGRPPESPCSFHLGMPDDSYAHERGLVTKAEVRAVILAKLALSPGLTLWDVGAGCASIAIEATLLAPGGRVYAVEKDPARVVLIRRNLDNFACTCVIPVAGEAPACLHALPDPDRVFVGGSTDMLEEIIRSSWKRLQPGGRVVASAVLMRTLSTAMDTLKAVGCTPEVTLVQVGRGEPLAGDVFVKAMNPVWIIAGTKGENP, from the coding sequence ATGAGGCCCGTCCACGTGGTTGGCATGGGCATGTCCCCGAAAGACCTCACGGAGGCCCATCGCCGAATCATCGAGGAGGCCGAGGTCCTCGCAGGAGGCAGCAGACACCTCGCCTTCTTTCCGGAGCACCCGGCAGACAGGATCCTTCTCGAGGGCGGGCTCGATGCGGCGATCTCGAGGATCAGGTCCTGCGCGCATGAAAAACAGGTCGTGGTACTTGCATCAGGTGACCCGAACCTGTTTGGCATCGCCCCAAGGCTTGTCCGTGAACTCGGCCAGGAAAACGTCATCATCCACCCCAACGTCACTGCGGTGCAGGCCGCCTGCGCCCGCCTGAAACAGTCCCTCTCGGACGTCATGGTCGTGAGTCTGCACGGACGTAAAGACCTTTCCGCCCTGAACGAGGCCCTTTGTTCCAAAAAGTCGGTTATGGTCTATACGGACCCTGTGAACGGCCCTGGCGCGATCGCGCGCTACCTTCGGGAATTGGGCAGGACCGATCAGATCTGTGTTCTCGAGGACCTGGGCATGGAGGATGAACGTATCCGCTGGATGGGGCTCGAAGAGGCGGAATCGGCACGGTTTTCCCGGCTCACCATGGTATTCATCAAGGGCCGTCCGCCAGAATCCCCCTGCTCCTTCCATCTCGGCATGCCGGATGACTCCTATGCCCACGAACGGGGACTCGTCACCAAGGCCGAGGTCCGGGCCGTGATCCTTGCCAAACTCGCCCTCTCCCCTGGCCTGACCCTCTGGGACGTGGGGGCCGGATGTGCCTCGATCGCCATCGAGGCCACACTGCTTGCCCCGGGCGGCAGGGTCTATGCCGTGGAAAAGGACCCGGCCCGCGTGGTTCTCATCAGGCGCAACCTGGACAACTTCGCGTGCACATGCGTCATACCAGTGGCCGGCGAGGCCCCGGCCTGTCTCCATGCCCTTCCCGATCCGGATCGGGTCTTTGTGGGAGGCTCTACCGATATGCTTGAAGAGATCATCCGGTCTTCGTGGAAAAGGCTCCAGCCAGGCGGGAGGGTTGTGGCAAGCGCGGTCCTCATGCGGACCCTTTCCACTGCCATGGACACCCTGAAGGCCGTGGGTTGCACGCCGGAGGTGACCCTCGTCCAGGTGGGACGCGGTGAGCCCCTTGCAGGAGACGTCTTCGTAAAGGCCATGAACCCGGTCTGGATCATCGCCGGAACGAAAGGGGAAAACCCGTGA
- a CDS encoding transcriptional regulator, whose amino-acid sequence MTRFLLYFLICFLIYLLFKRVFTRQATQRPYAEQRRPSPIQDELVRDPVCGVYCPKRDALMLRTWGETHYFCSEECRRRFLQENSPEKGS is encoded by the coding sequence ATGACCCGCTTTCTCCTGTACTTTCTTATCTGTTTTCTCATCTATCTCCTCTTTAAGAGGGTATTTACGCGTCAGGCCACCCAAAGGCCCTATGCCGAGCAGAGGAGACCCTCTCCCATTCAGGACGAACTCGTCAGGGATCCGGTCTGCGGCGTCTATTGCCCAAAGCGGGACGCCCTCATGCTCCGGACCTGGGGTGAGACACATTATTTTTGCAGTGAGGAGTGCAGGAGGCGTTTTCTCCAGGAAAATTCTCCGGAGAAGGGATCATGA